The sequence gctggtggtgctgatggtgttggtggtgctgatggtgttggtggtgctgatggtgttggtggtgctgatggtgttggtggtgctgatggtgctgctggtggtgttgatggtgttgatggtgttgatggtggtgCTGATGTGGTCGGTTGGGTTATTGAGGGGCAactcttgtcttgttttttacCCTCCAGTTTAAAACAGCCAATCCAGTGCAGAGCAGCGAGTAGCACCACAAGGGGGCGACACTGTGCTCCAGTAACAAGGCTTACAGAGGCCCATGTGTAACAACTTTGAGACTTTAATAACTATTCAattctattcaattcaatttatttgtatagcccaatatcacaacagagtgtctcatagtgctttacaaagttcactgaaataaacaagtgtaagcgaacaaacaatctaataaagagtccagcagtcgatgaggccaatggatcagtccggtggatcagtccgaggcatcacctgccctttatgaccctccttcttcgggaaggaaaaactcaaaaaacccagtgggaaaagagaaacctccgggagcaccacagtgaaggagagatccagctcccaaggacggacaggctgtagccttggacagacgcacatccattggctggtggagaaccacatcagcgggaccaggaccaggatccacaggaaccagagaaccacatcagcgggaccgggaccaggatccataggaaccagagaaccacatcagcagggccaggaccaggacccacaggaaccagagaaccacatcagcgggagcgggaccaggatccacaggaaccagagaaccacatcagcgggagcgggaccaggatccacaggaaccagagaaccacatcagcagggccaggaccaggatccacaggatccacaggaacctgagagatgagaaagtacagaaaggctccggggaagatagcaagttagaggcagacatttggctgacatgagacataacgatggagaggaagaggaggatagagaatagaggagcccagtgcatcatgggagtcccccggcagtctgagcctatagcagcataactaggggctggtctaaggcctgatccagcccttaaaaAACTACTTTACAATGACTTCCTCTTAAAACAGTAATAGGATATCAGCTATGGACAAACACTATTAAATCACTAGAAtatcacacacatgctcatatgTCACTGAAGTGCCTGTAATGTTTGCACATTACCATGTTATAACAAAGTGTTGGATTGTTCAATGCTGAATtgctgagaaaacaaaatgacaggtGCCAGGAACAGAACAGTCGATCTCTGTCTCCTGTAAGGGACTTTGTGTTCAAGTGTGAGAGCACCGTGAAAAGGTGAGAAGccttcagaggaaaaaaaaaaaaaggtttctgaGCTGATGTGAAGTGGTTTTATCTGATCGGTCTGATAGTAGGTAGTAGTTTGTGttctgacaaaaaaataaataaaaaagtgactGTCCTTGAAAATATCCACTAAAACAGGTGGTTGCCAGGCATCAGAAAGGTTTATACAAGTGCTGGCATTGCGTTTTATTTATGACATTATCCTGCAGAGGAAATGGAGGTGGTAGCCTCGCCATTCACTGGCACACTTTCAAATGATGATAGAAGTGATGAGTTGATAGCACGGATTAGAGGGGAGGTTTTTTAGACGCAGATTAACAGAATGTCAGATCTTAATTGGGTGTGAACTTCACTGTTTGACAATGTTTACTCTCACAGGCCAGGTGCACCATATGGAGATCAAGGGATTGGAATTAATCACATGAAATCCTCCACTAACAGTAGGGAAGAATTAACTGGAGAGTTAGGCAAACTGAGTTCTACCGTATTTAGATCGTACTGTGGACTAACCAGTAATAATAGCCTTCTATTAAATATCACATCATCATCTGCCCGACAAGATAAACAATACAATGTGTGATGCACAGCCTCACATCTTTGCACATTTCTATGTTAATTGTACTGTTATCTAATTCATTTTAAACCAGTTTTATGAGCTTTCTCTACTATTGAACAAATTAAAGAAGTAAtgccacactctctctctctctgtatagACGAtccaaatacaaaaaatatatattgcaAAAATAAGAGACTTATGAAATCACAGTTTTATTAATTCATCAAGCTAAAgaaacaaatatacaaattaaaCACTGATTTGGCTTCATAACAGCAGGCTGGCATCAACTACGTTGGCATATAGCCCTATGAAAATAACATCTAAATCATTTAGATTCAGATGCAGGTGATATACAGAATCTATTCAAACTAGAGATATCAGTGCCTTTAAATGAGCTCAAGCACAATATTATGAGTGTATGTAAGTACAGGAAGACTGTGGctgaagctgtctgtctgtctgtctgtcagtcagtcatcaaAGTCCGGGATATCATCGTAAGAGTAGCCCTGGTAGCCCTTTGAAGCATAGTAAGCTATTCGAAGGTGGTAAATTCCAGGCAGGAAGACGAGGATCCCAATGATGAGGACAGGAACCGTTCGGTCTGAgtgctgacagagagaaatcGGCCCAGTcagacattcattttaataaaaggtaaatgTGGCGTTCATGCAGcgaaacactgtaaaaactcACAGTGACTCCAAAGTATCCAGCCAGGAGGAGGGCGCCAA comes from Pempheris klunzingeri isolate RE-2024b chromosome 7, fPemKlu1.hap1, whole genome shotgun sequence and encodes:
- the tmem230b gene encoding transmembrane protein 230b, translating into MPARNVVSNGSPSSKVRYSRLATDDDGYIDLQFKRSPPKVPYKAIALATVLFLIGSLLIIIGALLLAGYFGVTHSDRTVPVLIIGILVFLPGIYHLRIAYYASKGYQGYSYDDIPDFDD